TGGTCCTAATGTGTTGCGTTATTTCCATTCCACTTTTTCCTGGCATGTTTATATCAAGAAGTACCATATCATAACGCTTATTTATTACCGAATTTAGGGCCTCCTGCCCATTTGAGAATTGATCTACGAGAAAACCATTTTTCTCAAGAAAAAAGCACAGTGATTTTCTTAAAATGTTATTGTCTTCGGCTAATAAAATGTTAATCTCTTTCATTTTGTCTGCTCCTTAATTAATAGTTTTCACTTCGACTAAAATCATAATATTTAATGTGCTTTAATAGCAATTAGTAGTGTGAGAACATTGTTTAATCCTACTTGAAATTCCTCAAACTGATGGATTGTTTCGTCTCTTATTATTGACTCAATCGCATTCCTTTCTGTTTCTATTAAAAACTCAACTTCTTTTTCCAATTTAAACATTGCCAACGAAGATTTCATATGGTGAGTTATCTTTGCAACCGAAGCTGTATCATGCGTATTAAGTGCATTCTTTAGCTTATTTGCTTCTTCGGGAATAGAGTCTATAAAAAGTGTTATCATTTCATTCCTAAAATCCATATCTCCGTTAGACAAATCATCTATGTAGCTAAAGTCAATTTCTCTTACTTGTAAATTTGATTTATGCTCAGATTCCGTTTCGGCTAGTTTTAAATCTAATTTTCTATTCGATTCTTCTTTTTTAGGTATAACAGATTTAATTTCTTCAAGCAATTCTGATTGTTTAAATGGCTTAGAAACATATCCATTCATTCCAATTTCTTCACATTTTTGCCTTTCCCCAACCAATGAATGAGCTGTCATGGCAATAATGGGGATATTTGAATTTAATACTTCCCTGATATAGACCGTCGCTTGATGACCATCCATTACTGCCATTTGTAAATCCATTAAAATGAGATCATACTCTTTCGTCATCAAAAGATCTATCCCTTCTTTACCATTTTCTGCAATATCAAGATCAAAGCCAAATTTCTCAATGACCTTTTTGGCTAAAAGTTGATTCAATTCATTGTCTTCACACAAGAGAATCGAGAGTTGACCCAAGTTTTCTTTTTCGATCGAAATACCACCTTTCATTCTGTCATTAGTTGTCATTTCAACTTTTAAAAACTCGATAACAAATTGAAATTCAGAGCCTTGTCCAAATTTACTTTTTACAAATATTTCACCATTTTGAAGCTCCACAAGTTGTTTTACAATGTTTAGCCCTAGCCCTGTACCACCGAACCTTCGCGTAGTGGTTGCTTCGGCCTGAGTAAATCTTTCAAAAATAGTATCTAGTTTGTTTTCGGGGATGCCTATTCCAGAATCTCTTATTGAAAAACGAAGTTTAACAGTTTCATTGGTTTCTGTTAATTTTTTTACTGAAATAGAAACTTCACCTTGTTCGGTAAACTTAATAGAGTTACCGGCTAAATTCATCAATATTTGATTGATACGACCTTGATCACCCATTACCATTGCAGGCATATCAGCGTCTAGAAATAGGTTGAACTCGAGTCTTTTCTCTGTGGCCTTTGCGTTTAATAAGTCGTATACATGTTTCAAGGTGCTTTTAATGTTAATTGGATTCGACTCAATCACCAATTGGCCAGATTCAATCTTTGAGATATCTAATATATCATTTATGATATTTAACAGATTTGCTCCTGCGGTATTTATGTTTTTAACATAATCACTCAACGTAGGATCCAATTGGTTTTGACTTAATAACTCTGTAAAACCTATTATCGCATTAAGAGGCGTTCGTATCTCATGACTCATATTTGCCAAAAAACTATCTTTGGCCTTTGCAGCTTGTACAGCGTAGTTTTTAGCTTGTATTAGATTTTGCTCAACTTCTTTTTTTTCAGTGTAATCTTCTGCAGCACTAAAGTATCCTAGAATTGCTCCTTTACTATTCTTAATACACGTTACACTTAGCCAAACAGGAATTCTCTTTCCAGACTTTGAGATATAAGTCCATTCATTGGCATCCATTTTTTGCTTACTTTGAGTTCTTGCGATCAAGGTTTCAAAACCTGGGACAATAGGGACGTTTAATTCTTTAGAAATCTCTATTGAACGCTCAACAACTTCATCAAAATCCAAGAAATCTATCAGGTTCATTTTCCCTACGATATCTTCTTCAGTATACTCAATAAGATGAACTAGAGCTCGGTTGACACGTTGAATAACTCCATTGGAATCGCTGAACATCACGGCATGGCCTACACCGTTGAAAATTGAAATTTGAGTTTCTAATAAGTTCGCTATGCTTGCATCTTTATTTTTTTTCTCCGTAATGTCAGATTGGATAGCAATAAAATTCACTAGCTCATTATTTTCATTTAAGACTGGACTAATATTCATTTCTATCCAGTATTTCTTTCCGTCTTTGCTAATGTTTTGGATCTCCCCAGTGAATGTATTCTTACTATTCATCGCCTCCTTTATTACATTAACCTTCTCCGGGTCGGTACCTTCAAACTGTAAAAAACTCCCTGGACTTTTCCCCAAAACCTCATCAAGCTTATAGCCTGTTT
This portion of the Spirosomataceae bacterium TFI 002 genome encodes:
- a CDS encoding Response regulator receiver domain-containing protein, which translates into the protein MKEINILLAEDNNILRKSLCFFLEKNGFLVDQFSNGQEALNSVINKRYDMVLLDINMPGKSGMEITQHIRTKLLLQVPIIILTSSNVEQTEVDSFTIGADEFIAKPISPIVLMARISKLLKK
- a CDS encoding PAS domain S-box-containing protein yields the protein MTTNNVTIDQIERLETSLNNNVLDTYPEIVFDNITQLVANICDSPIVFISLVGENGNWIKSSFGLEKSDFSPKMSFCNNSMVSIELYEEFDTFKSDTFKDDPIIIGSKTIRHFAGYPLTMPDGKYIGTLCELDTKPKNLNNDQKLGLVLLAKQVVAILETRNQCETTESKIKNESNESLNTELNSYKLALDETTGVVISETSGKIIYVNDEACRNSKYGREELLGKQSTIFDSGYHPQSFFDNLWDTISKGKIWKNEIKNLAKDGSIYWTDTTIIPFLDNKKQPQKYVTIKRDITRQKQESIGFEQFFNLSLDYFCVANTKGYFEKVSPVFMSELGFTEEELLSKSFFELIHEEDLEDTINEIQKLGKGVLTVNFKVRFKCKKGGYRLLSWNATPDKETGALYATARDITESNRIQEENKRLSLVAKGTNNLVVITDKKRKIEWVNQAFETQTGYKLDEVLGKSPGSFLQFEGTDPEKVNVIKEAMNSKNTFTGEIQNISKDGKKYWIEMNISPVLNENNELVNFIAIQSDITEKKNKDASIANLLETQISIFNGVGHAVMFSDSNGVIQRVNRALVHLIEYTEEDIVGKMNLIDFLDFDEVVERSIEISKELNVPIVPGFETLIARTQSKQKMDANEWTYISKSGKRIPVWLSVTCIKNSKGAILGYFSAAEDYTEKKEVEQNLIQAKNYAVQAAKAKDSFLANMSHEIRTPLNAIIGFTELLSQNQLDPTLSDYVKNINTAGANLLNIINDILDISKIESGQLVIESNPINIKSTLKHVYDLLNAKATEKRLEFNLFLDADMPAMVMGDQGRINQILMNLAGNSIKFTEQGEVSISVKKLTETNETVKLRFSIRDSGIGIPENKLDTIFERFTQAEATTTRRFGGTGLGLNIVKQLVELQNGEIFVKSKFGQGSEFQFVIEFLKVEMTTNDRMKGGISIEKENLGQLSILLCEDNELNQLLAKKVIEKFGFDLDIAENGKEGIDLLMTKEYDLILMDLQMAVMDGHQATVYIREVLNSNIPIIAMTAHSLVGERQKCEEIGMNGYVSKPFKQSELLEEIKSVIPKKEESNRKLDLKLAETESEHKSNLQVREIDFSYIDDLSNGDMDFRNEMITLFIDSIPEEANKLKNALNTHDTASVAKITHHMKSSLAMFKLEKEVEFLIETERNAIESIIRDETIHQFEEFQVGLNNVLTLLIAIKAH